From a single Lolium rigidum isolate FL_2022 chromosome 7, APGP_CSIRO_Lrig_0.1, whole genome shotgun sequence genomic region:
- the LOC124670114 gene encoding subtilisin-like protease SBT1.7, producing MASTLSVLWHCTLLVLLLAQPTHSSTIQKPKDATAEQKPLPSSSHTYIIQTNHLAKPSQFATLERWYSSMVATHSPRAAMNSSSRLLHTYGTVMHGFAVRLTEEESRRMSSTLGVSGVYRSRMRYTQTTRSPGFMGLHEDFGAWPDSELGDGIIIGFIDSGIWPESASFNDTGLGPVRSTWKGTCVGAEGFNASLCNNKLVGAKVFAAEPGGALTPRDKVGHGTHVSGTAAGSEVRGASLFGFSRGTARGVAPRARIAMYKACEANGCTESSIVAAIDAAVSDGVDVISMSLVSRYENPPFYNDVVAVAMFGAEQRGVFVVLAGGNMGPEASSVGNVAPWMTTVGAATTDRVFPATLKLGNGAVVTGQSLYPVEAQGGTNMVPLVYSSCDKYGMIPDNVTGKVLVCKVERNYVESGIYAQRAGGAGIVGVQSEARFRDAVTARAFTLPGLTLSYIGRTKLDAYMSSVPYPVASFGFSCDTVTGENRAPMVAGFSSRGPNSVVAEIMKPDVVAPGVNILAAWSGDAPPSPAWEDDRRVEYNIVSGTSMACPHVAGAAALIKKRHGDWTPAMVRSALMTTATPLDKNGRRILDNGVGYRSNYGVDDMTCDDATTLAAGAGLVLPRLAMDPGLVYDLGTEDYVDLLCTLNYTTEQMRRFVPGMSGCARTLPGGAGNLNYPSLVAVFDSRTSTRTLTRTVTKVSAQAETYNATVAAPAGVNVTVTPTTLVFRRQNEKKSYSVEFRSNAVKPAGAWEFGHITWENRKHQVRSPVAVLWQN from the coding sequence ATGGCTTCCACACTCTCAGTCCTCTGGCACTGCACTTTGCTAGTTctcctccttgctcagcccacgcACTCATCCACCATCCAGAAGCCCAAGGATGCCACTGCCGAGCAGAAGCCTCTTCCTTCGAGCTCCCACACCTACATCATCCAGACCAACCACCTGGCCAAGCCGTCCCAGTTCGCCACCCTCGAGCGGTGGTACAGTTCCATGGTGGCCACTCACTCGCCCCGTGCCGCCATGAACTCCTCCAGTCGCCTCCTGCACACCTACGGCACGGTGATGCACGGCTTCGCTGTGCGCCTCACGGAGGAGGAGTCCCGGCGCATGTCGAGCACCCTTGGCGTGTCCGGCGTATACAGGAGCAGGATGCGCTACACCCAGACGACGAGATCGCCTGGGTTCATGGGCCTCCACGAGGACTTCGGCGCGTGGCCGGACTCGGAGCTCGGCGACGGCATCATCATCGGCTTCATCGACTCCGGCATCTGGCCGGAGAGCGCCAGCTTCAACGACACCGGTCTCGGCCCCGTGCGGTCCACCTGGAAGGGCACGTGCGTCGGCGCTGAGGGCTTCAACGCCAGCTTGTGCAACAACAAGCTGGTCGGTGCCAAAGTCTTCGCCGCCGAGCCTGGTGGCGCTCTCACCCCAAGGGACAAGGTCGGCCACGGCACCCACGTTTCCGGCACAGCCGCCGGATCGGAGGTACGTGGCGCCAGCCTATTCGGGTTCTCGCGCGGCACCGCTCGCGGCGTGGCGCCCAGAGCACGGATCGCCATGTACAAGGCGTGCGAGGCGAATGGATGTACCGAGTCCAGCATTGTGGCTGCGATTGACGCCGCCGTCAGCGACGGCGTGGACGTGATCTCCATGTCCCTCGTAAGTAGGTACGAAAACCCACCCTTCTACAAcgacgtcgtcgccgtcgccatgttCGGCGCCGAGCAAAGGGGCGTCTTCGTCGTCCTCGCGGGAGGCAACATGGGCCCGGAGGCGTCGAGCGTCGGCAACGTGGCTCCGTGGATGACCACCGTAGGAGCGGCCACCACGGACCGGGTGTTCCCGGCGACGCTCAAGCTCGGCAACGGGGCGGTCGTCACAGGCCAGTCCCTGTACCCCGTGGAGGCCCAAGGAGGCACGAACATGGTGCCGCTCGTGTACAGCTCCTGCGACAAGTATGGCATGATACCCGACAACGTCACGGGAAAGGTTCTTGTGTGCAAGGTCGAACGCAACTACGTCGAGAGCGGCATCTACGCGCAGAGAGCGGGTGGAGCCGGCATAGTCGGCGTGCAAAGCGAGGCACGGTTCCGGGACGCGGTGACCGCCCGAGCGTTCACTCTCCCCGGCCTCACCCTCAGCTACATAGGGCGCACGAAGCTGGACGCCTACATGTCGTCCGTGCCGTACCCGGTCGCCTCGTTCGGCTTCTCCTGCGACACGGTGACCGGCGAGAACCGGGCGCCGATGGTGGCGGGGTTCTCGTCTCGCGGCCCGAACTCGGTGGTGGCCGAGATCATGAAGCCCGACGTGGTCGCGCCGGGCGTGAACATCCTCGCCGCGTGGTCGGGcgacgcgccgccgtcgccggcgtggGAGGACGACAGGAGGGTGGAGTACAACATCGTCTCCGGCACGTCCATGGCGTGCCCGCACGTGGCCGGCGCCGCGGCgctgatcaagaagaggcacggcGACTGGACCCCTGCCATGGTGCGGTCGGCGCTGATGACGACCGCGACGCCGCTCGACAAGAACGGCAGGCGCATCCTCGACAACGGCGTCGGCTACCGCAGCAACTACGGCGTGGACGACATGACCTGCGACGACGCGACTACGCTGGCGGCCGGCGCCGGGCTGGTCCTCCCGCGGCTCGCCATGGACCCGGGGCTGGTGTACGACCTCGGCACGGAGGACTACGTAGACCTGCTGTGCACCCTGAACTACACCACGGAGCAGATGCGCCGGTTCGTGCCCGGCATGAGCGGGTGCGCGAGGACGCTCCCCGGCGGCGCGGGCAACCTGAACTACCCGTCGCTGGTGGCGGTGTTCGACAGCCGCACCAGCACCCGGACGCTGACGAGGACGGTGACCAAGGTGTCGGCGCAGGCCGAGACGTACAACGCGACCGTCGCCGCGCCGGCTGGGGTGAACGTGACGGTGACGCCGACGACGCTGGTGTTCAGGCGTCAGAACGAGAAGAAGAGTTACTCGGTGGAGTTCCGGAGCAACGCCGTGAAGCCGGCCGGAGCATGGGAGTTCGGGCACATTACTTGGGAGAACAGGAAGCACCAAGTCAGGAGCCCCGTGGCCGTCCTGTGGCAGAATTGA